One Dysidea avara chromosome 8, odDysAvar1.4, whole genome shotgun sequence genomic window, ATGGAAAATAGAAGGGGACCATATGGTGAAAAGGGGAAATCCCTAATGATtatgaacaaatgtaatatttcACTATTACAAAATACATGATTACTCATGTTCTATCCATTGTATTTGAAATTTTTTTGTGGTATATTGCTAAAACatcaatgtttttttttaattacaggggtatataattatgtattttaaaTTATGGCGCTCTAATTTGTAAACATGGGAGCCTCATGCTGACCAGAAGTTGCTGACAACATTGCTTCCATGTGCTGTATGAGCTTCTGACTATACCCTTCATACAAATTGCAGTAATGTAGGTGGACATATGCATGTTTTGGAAGAGATCATGTGGAAAGGAGTTCCACCAGAAAGATAAAATTATTTTGATCATTTAATGTATGGTAACTGTTTGTTACATGGTGTTTTGTGTATAGTATTGTTGTTAGAGCTACTGAGTTGTTTTGGGGGTGGGCAACTATGAAGAATCCTATACGAGATTTCAAATATTTGAGATTTGGCAAGATCCATGGCAAAATTTCAGAACAAGCAAAATTTTTAGCATCAAGAAAATACTTTAATCACGTGATCCTTAGTCTCCGGATTTGTACGAAAAGTTTTACAAAGGGATGTTGGGCGACTGAACTATATAAATAATATACGGAACTTTGcgacaattttcaaaatgacTAGAGATTTTAGATTTCAGCAAGATTTCAAAGAGgttgtacgagatttcaaaggAGTGGCGGAACCCTTGCTGCCTTGTAGTGAGGGCTAGAGAGGTTTGATTCAATCTATGATTCAGTGGATCGGAGAAGGTGAGTGAAGATTACAAATTTTCAGTAGTAGAGTCTATATATTTACGTCAATTTGCGCTAGGTCGATACAGGTGGAGCAAACCCAGGTTTATGCCGCGCGCTCGTGCGCGCCGGAATCTCGATGTACTGCAACAAGCCACTCCTATCATGGATGCAGCAATCTAGGGGCGGAGCTGGTGAAGTCAGCAGGAGAAGTAGCGCTGACAGGTTGGTCtgctgtacagtacatgttaGAGATGGTACACGTGACCACTTGGCTATGGTGAGCTACTATCACAGTCACAGAACGGCTATCCCTGACACTTAAAACTGCAGTACCAGACTAAAGAAAGGTTTGTGATTCAATGGAGAGAAGGTGAGAATTTTTCAGTAGTAAAGTACATGAACAACTTCAGACTGGAGATTGAACTGTTGATGAAGAAACTCCAAGAGTACAGGAATCATGGCTATGGCGTGACCTTCAACCTGTTTAACCAGAATGATACAGAAATATGGCTGTAATCCCATCAAGATGATGTTCATTACAGATGTCTATTTTATAACTTTCTTCATAACTTTTCGAAGGATGACTCCTGGCCTGTTGATCAAATAGGAATGTTGTCTATGTCTTATTGGTCATCAGTTGTGCTTCCTTCATCACCATCATTAAGGTGAGTTTGTAACAACAAGAAATATCTGAGGGGTCACCAACGTCCATGCAAAATATCAACATGTGTATGAGATTctaaatatttgtaaatacaatataattttCTGCAGTAATATTTACATTCTGCTACTTGTGCTGGGGAGAGTGGCTGACACAGCCTTATACAGGAACTTAGTTACAGAAACACAGGTGTACTTCGCAAAATCCAGTAGATAATTAACTAGCCAATCCCAATCCTGGTTCGACTGGAAGTCTTGCTCAAAGCAATCTTGAGTCCTTTGTCGTGACTCTAGTAAAGATTTGTGTGACTCAAACTCACTGCATGGCTGATTGCATGTCCAACTTGGTAATTGAGTTTGTGAATGGACAGAAACAAAAATAATTGGTTTTTCAGATTTCAGGGTTTCTAAATATCTAATGGATTTATTGAATTTCTCAAATAGTACACGAGAGTCCCAAGGTGTTAGCGACCTCTCGGAAAATGTGAatataattttaataataagACATTTAAAAATGTTACTAGGTGGCTTACATGTAGGAATGTAGCTTTTGGTGGTGAAAACCGCAACAGTTTTTGGAATGTCAATAACAAacattgtagatgattctttgaagtgataatgacactactaatgaagagaaacagtaaggagagggattatataggttggagtggtgtGCTGCTACTTTTGTACACCTCAAAACAGTGTCCTCGTCTGCGCATGTGCtgctggaaaaccagacttggagataatcgcttcaactgtaaaTAGGTTAGCCATAGTGCattatcatgtaccacggtagtggtacataatagggatcaggcagaaatttttcaaaacactctaatagaacgcacgccaaaagcagccttccgggctttagattttatttctaaaacattctagacctttcttttgtgtttacaacactagccaacaagtattaaaagtaagggaaatggttttaggtgttttttaaaattttgaaaatggttagattctccatcttcttctttctttctttcttctttctttctttctttcttgtttcgcgcgcctacagctcataggaagtagatatcagccctaaaaacgtatggcgtatttaaaaaacattcgtacccaggtctgtgtggtattaaaatcttccctctctaatgcgattgcgagatatagagcaagaatcactcttcgagacgccattcgatcgagaagccatacagatgataatatagaattgtttaaaattccattgctttagctcacaggactaaaatgcatcaagttgtatcacactaaacattaaacataactattgttcactgaaactcgggttttagacttccttcattatgcacctatcaatgtaacgCCCCACTACCACAGGTACAGGCTGAGGGTGGGAGAAAGTTGGGGTTGGTAGGGGAATTGATAGCCCGATTGCCCCGAGGTAGTGGGGCTTTGTATTTACCTTGAAAATTATAAAAGAAATTCACTTGTATCGGATAGTCAACCATCAGCGTACTCCAGCCGTACATATCACAACCCGCAAGCGTATCCTCAAAGTGCATTAAAATGCAATGACTGGCAATCACGTGAGATAATTAACTGCGCACGCCTCGTTTTTGAATGCAGCTGGCCTGGTGGCGATGTGTGAACGAAGCGAGGAACGAAGAGAAAGCAAGAGTGCGCTGGTGTCTATCAGCACACCTAGTGGGCTAAGAACAAGAGTTGTGAGATATAGTGGCGACGTCTCTGTCCTCCGTTCTGCAATTCTAGAGAGCTTTAAGGATATTTTGCAGTGCAGCCAGAGTAGTGTGATATTGCAAGTACGAGATGACAGCTGGGGAGAGAACGTGTTTGTTGATGTAGTTGGCTTGGACCAGGAAATTCCTGACAGAGCTGTGATGAGGATAATGGAAACAATTCAGTCCGAGGAAGGTGCAGCCAACAATCTTTCCACCGCACAGTCGGTTAGTAGCTTGTATATAAAataaattagctagctaaatagctATTTTTTCTTGGTGCATTTTGTCATGATAGGTAGGCAAAAACTATACTTGCTTGAAAAAGATTGATGTTTGTCACACAGTGCATGTTGCTGGGGGTAATTAGATGTATACAATACATTCCTGGTATTAAACTACATGGTATGCAAGTGCTGCATGTACACTGGCTTGCTCTACTTGTTATTGTGAAGCCTAACAGTGATAACCTGTTACTGCTAATAGCACTCTTATCCACCACACTCTAATCTGTGCTAAGATGGTCTGTAAAACAGTTTCAGCTTAAGTCTAAAACTACAGAATTGTACGCTTAGTTTTAGTTGACAGACTGATTGCTTCatgctatatatataattgAGGCTTAGCTGATAAATTTTACTTATAGTTGGAAGTTCTGAACAGAGCTCAATACAGCCCACCAGTCTAGACTCCGGCTCTAGAGTATTGAAATGTATCTGTGAAGAGTTTATCTATTTGTTAAAATCTTTTATCTTCACCTACATTTGCTTGCATATGGTTTGTTGGTTAATTGCTGACAGTGCTATAGTTAAATGCATAGGTTGTGATTAATAGCTATTTGATTAGCTGTGGTACCACCCAACCGCAACATTGCACTTGCTAGCAAGAGTCAATTTGTTTGCCGTAGAGCTAATAGCCAGGTTCACCCTGTATTCCGCAGGATGAAAACTCGTGAGTATAGTGAATACCACGTCCCTTTACTGGCAATAAACCTCATCGTGAACAAGTTAACTCTTGCAAGCAAGTGCAATGTTGCACTTATGTAGTTATCATACTGGTATCTATAGTTTTAATAGTTTGCACTACTAAATATTAGCAATCTTTTGTTAGCGGTTAGAGTATTATGATATTGTTCTAAGCATTTATATACATGCATTCATGCATTGTTAAGTTGCAGCTACTTACTATCTTGTATAAAGCATGCATAGTGTTACTAAATTTATATTGCAGAATATGTATTCAATCTTTCCAGTGGtaaaattatacatagtatCTATATTTTGTGTACAGGTGGCCTTTAACCATCCTCAGGATTCTGGTGCGGTTGCAGCAGCCCCTGGTAAAACTTCTACCCAACTCCAATTAAGCTTATCCAAGTCTGGTGTTTCGCTTTGCAGAGGCACAACACAGGTATATCATACGTATAAATTTTACGTAAAGAATTTAATTCAGTCTATATTGTTGCTGCaaaagaacacacacacacacacacacacacacacacaaaaacaaatgTATGCTTATTCCTGTTAAGTGCATGTAACAGTTGCATTGCATTTACATTCTGTATGTTTTATACCCTATAAAGGAATCTAGCATTCCAAATGTTGAGATGGCTAGTCCAGGTCTGTCTGATGAAGACATCAAGCAGAGAGCCCTTATTTACAAGAAGGAATCCATACGACCTCTAACTGAATATCAAATATCAGTAAATAAAGCAGCTCAAGAAATTTGCCTACAGAATCCCGTATATCTTTCAAGTCGTCAGAAGCTCTTGGATGCGGCTAGGAGTAAAGTAAATTCAAGCTACTCATTTAAGAAGGGGAAAAGCCGCAGTAACAAATATTGTGGAGCTGTAGAGTCCACTGCTACAAAACGGCCAAGGCTCACTTTTGATGCTAGAGTGGAACGCATGAAACGGTTGGAAGAAGACATACAAAATTTAAAGGAAAGAATATCATACAAAGAGAAAAGAAGACAGATGGCTGAAAATGTGAAAAACTACAAGGCTTGTGACGATATTACTGAAGAGATTGCCAGTTTGTCCAAACAAAAACGAGAGCTAGAAAATGAACTGCTGGTTTTACAGAAAAAAACTAAAAGATCGATGTCCTACCATAGCAGAAATGTTGCTTCCAGTCAGGAGTCAGATGATTCCTCTAGTAAAACCAGGCGTTTGCATAAATCTTTGAAACCAAAGGAATCTAAGGTTGTGCTTGAAGTGTCAAGTGTATATAGTGATGACAGCAGTAGTGCAGATACAATCATACTCTCTGACAATGAAAGTTCACAAACATCTTCCAGAGGTCAATCATCATCAAATAGCCAAATGTCCTCTGGTGATCAGACTTCTTTTGTTGATGAATCACCTTCGGTTGACCAGACATCGTCCACTGAACTCATGTCTTCCACTGACCAGATCTCTTCTGCTGGCCAGATGTCTTTTGTTGGTCAAATAACTAACCAACAAAAAGATACACTTTTTTAGCAGAGCCTCCTTGTACTGGTATTGCCGGTACAGGGAGGCCTCAGACTGACTTTGTTAGTACTTACCATGATTATGTTAATCTTTCACTATCGGATTATGAAATACTTTCTAATCGTGTAAGCATAAGTAAAATTAAAGAATTTAACCTTAGACAATACTGTTTAGCTAGAACACAATACTGTAAAAGCCACCACCATAATTGTAAGGAATGCCCTAAAATGATAAAAGCTGCAAATATTGTAATGGAGAAAGGCATCACTCCTCTTAAATCATTATTTCAGAGCTGCTTTCCAGGCGTAACTTATCATACTCCAAATGTTAAGCGTAGACTGTTACAAATGCCTTTAGCTGCCTTGCTAATCAAGATAAATAAAGATCCTAAAGTGTATGTGATGGAACTCAATCCAGGAGTCGACTATGAGAAACTCATTGATATTTGTGAATCATCTAACAGCTCTGCTACTAGTTCAAAAACATTCTCCAAGATTGACCTTCAGAATTTGTTGTCCCTTGCTCAAAATGACCGGGAGAGAGAACTAGTTAGGTATGCAACATTCAAAGCTTCTGGACTTACACCATCATCAGCCAGGCGCTGTTATGGGTTTGAAAATATGACTGAGCGAACTGCTAGGGTGGAGGCTTGTATTGAAGAGTCTCTGCATATTCGAGAATCAATCAGAAGTTTAAGTGAAGATCAAGAAGCTGCGGTAACTCAGTTATACATTGATGATTCAGATATTGAGCCTGACTGTTCACTAGAAACTGCCACAGAAGataaatgttttgtttttgATGAGCTGCTTGTAGCATTAGTTGAAAGTAAATTTAATTGGTTTCATTTAGTTGACCACATGCTAACAAAAGCAGATTGTGATGATGAAAAAGGTATTACAAATCAACTGTCCCAACAGTTTCCAAAATTGTTAGAGAAATGTTTGACATCTGATCATAAAATGTTGCTACAGCAATCATATCAAGCATTTACCAACTATAATAATACCCATCGACATGAGGCAGAAAGGAGTGTGGATGCCTTAAATGGTTTTATTGTGATAGACTCAGAAAGTGAAGATCCTGATGAGTACATTGGCCTCAAAGATGCATTTAGTGAGAAGGCAAAGGCTATTGTAGCAAAACAAAGGAAGACCATTCAACGAAGAGCCCAGTACTTAATAAGTAAAACTATTGCTAGCCGAAACTACCTTAGGAAGAAGCAAAGTGACCGTGTGAAAACAATTGTAAAGGAGTTTCCTACTATTGGAAGAGAAATCGAAGATTTTGTGAAAAGTTGCAATGTTGGGGCTGATGCATGGCGCAGAACTGGTGTGTTGACATTTGATGGGAACATCCGTGTTAAATCAAAAGCCACTTTTGGAAGGATACGTGATCATTTAATCAAAACCTTTGGACGAAACTTTGCTTATGGAACTGTAGTAGAGCTATGCGTGGCAAGGAACAAAAGAAGAAAATCTGCTGAACGTTATAAAGGCTTGGCCAAAGTCACTTGTAGACGTGCACGAAAGGGGTTCATGCTCAAGTTTAATCCCGACGCTCATTGGAGTGCAGCCTTTTATGCTGGTTTAAACTACCTACAATACAAGGATGGCTGCAACATTGTTAATGTTAACAGAGATGATGCTGCTGGATTCCGCTTAGATACGATGGCTACTCATCGTTTGCACAAGAGCCCAGTAGTGCAAGATCATGAAGCTCTAACGACTTATACAGACTATGTTAATCCTTATACCTCTATTCTGCAGACTACATCATATAATTTTACAGCCACAGATACTACTGCAGAGATGTGTACAGGTGTAGTTAAGGCAACTGGTGTTTTTCCAAAAAACCCATTTCAACACAGTGCTGATTTAGAAATGCTAGAACTAACACCAGAATTCAAGCCAATGTTCTTCAATCCTAGTACAGATATTAGAAAACCAGTTGAATGTTTTCGGGTAGATGGTGCCAGTGATGAAGGCCCGATTCATGAAGAGGTTCAATTCATATGGACAGAGAGACATTTGAAACGGTCAACTATTGCATGCCTTGTTACAGCAAGGAACAGTGGGTCCAGCTATTTAAATCGCGTTGAATTACAAAACGGTTGTTTAGCATTAGCACATGCAAATTTATTCATTCCATCCACTCTTGGAGGAACATGCATGGATTCAAACACAGGAAAGATCAATAAAGAAAAATATGAGCATAATATGGAATTGGCTACTAATGTTTACGTAAACAGAGTTAATGATGCTCCATGTGGAGACACTGTCATACATTTGTACAATGGAGCGAATTCTTCAGAACAACAAGTAGTCCGTAAATATTTTCTACAATATTGTAAGGGTACTAAGAAGCAAAAAGAAGCATTAAAAAGAGAAAGGCcagaattgtacaactatttTGACACTGTGTGGCAGTTAAAGGAAAGGCATAGCATTAAGGGACTACCACCCCAATACGCATTTTTTCTTGTTTGCTGTTTTGATCCCTCTTGTTGTCATCCTGTGTGCAGGAGTGAGCAGAAGCACATGCCACCCTGGTACAGTGGAGGACCACTTATCACGCACTTACCACTGCCTATTCCTGACCCTGACAGACCATGGGGTAATGTTGATTGCACTGAATGTAAAGAAAATTGTACTGGTCATTATTTGCCACCTAAGTCATCTATTCAATCACAACTTTTGCCAATGAAAAAGCCTCCTTCAACAGTACTTAAGGAAAATTTTGACCAGTTAACTTCATACCCTCCACCCGAGTCCCTTTGTTCTGAAATTGCTAAAGAAACCTTGCTATCAGTAAGTGATGTCACTATATGGTTCGAACACCTACACACAATCAAGGAGAACCGCAGAAGAGGTGCAGTAAAGGCTGCTGaaacaagaagaaaaaacaaagaacgTAAAACAGCTGTAGCCACTTACCACTGTGCAGTTTGTTATGAAGAGTTCCAGGAGTTCACGGATTCCGTAGAAAAGTGGATAGGCTGTGATTTATGTGACAGATGGTTCCATTTTGTTTGTATAGGTATTGTGGAAGAGCCTGAAGAATTTGTATGTGAAGAGTGTAAATAGTTGGTGTGGCTTAATGCAGAGTGTGTACATCTTTTATCATTAAtgaaatttttattattgttgAAAAATATCTAACCCCCTCTAAGCTCCACATTCCCCCAGGTATATACTAGGGGTATTGTCGGGATTTGTAGGGGCTTTTACCAGCTGTActcccccagtaggtggggcattgtaattttcaggaatacaaatccccaccttcccccacctcagcccgtaccTGTGGTAGtggggcattacattgataggtgcattacgagacagtgaagggggtgtggcccgcacctcgtcacttaaactattactgtacgcctttcgtgtatactttctattatattcttcagctgtttaccagctaagagtcgacataacaaggcttgtaagctattggaacacactggtaaatttcgaattgaaaaggggtgtgtcccttccgtacgcgattgaaaaataaaaagtgggatactccgtatactcagcactttaattggagtcgaccacgttttgtcaagcgtgtgttttactcgtgttgagatttcgcaccgcttcgttgcagtaaacggtcacactagtggatttatctactcgtcaaaggaaagtggtattgtttactgtattgttaactgtattgttaactaattgtttattaaacttatttatgtaattgtttattgccagttgatattacaatgggtttctttattaaacaatcatgtactgttgaacgtatatttaagaagtagtccatgtgcatggacatgaaaaaaatcatgaaactagtggggcaaaaaaattattaattttcaacaagtagaatagggatcaaagatttgattttgaaaaaaactgcgtaaacaagaagtaataaggatgataatccacaaaattctatgcatcatcagttcaaagcaagttatttgaatagtgtacactcaatttgcgattcctatttcaacttgtggttaaattttgttaaaatgttgaaataggaatcgcaaattgagtgtacactattcaaataacttgctttgaactgatgatgcatagaattttgtggattatcatccctattacttcttgtttacgcagtttttttcaaaatcaaatctttgattcctattctacttgttgaaaattaataatttttttgccccactagttatATACTACGTATatggtatataatatctatgacaGTCTGTCATAGGAGTGATGTCAATGAGGCTGATAGTTGGTCAAATGGTACAATATCATATCAGTGTTTTCTTTACATTGTACAGAGAAATTTGATGAAGTACAAGCATTGAAGACTGAGTTGTCTAAAAAACAACATGTTAGTGTGCTTTAATTGGAGTTGTAATAATTTGTAGTAAACTACAGGAGGCTACAAATAGAATACAGTCCGTCTATGACCTGGAGAGAAGACAGCTTGCCAAATTGTTAGTTGAAGAACGTACCTGGTACTGTACCTTAATTAGGGACTATATGGGAGTGATGGTGAGTATCTACATCACTTTACATCATATGACATCATGTGTGGTCATAGAATGTTGGGATGTCTATGGTTGGTGATTTACAAAGATTACAAGATATTTCACAAGAGTTGTCTGTTGCTATTGAACGGCCTAGTGTTCTCCCTGAGAAATCTATTGATTATTTAGCAGAGGCATGTCCTTTGGCTGCAGTAACTAGTGATTTTCAAGGTAACATTTTTGTCTCTATACATGTTGTGATTTGTTTACTTGTGTTTTAGATTCTCTATCACTTGGCATGTCACGATCCCAGATTAGTGGCAGTCTTACTCCACAGCCTGTCCGTAGTGCATCATCAACTTCAGGACTATCACGACGATCACAAAGCTTTGATCATATAGATGATCCAGCTAACTTCTACTCTGAGATTCCTTACACATTACAAACTACGGGTCAGCCTGTGTCACCATTAACTGTATCAAGTACGCCCCCACCACCCCCACTTCCTGTTTACAACTCTGCCCCTGCGCCACCCCCACCCCCAGTGCACAAGCCATCACAATCATCATTATGCAAAGATGAGGTGTATGTGTATCCTGAGCAGCCATCACCACCACCATCAGCAATGACAGAAAATGGTGTACCCCCTCCTCCTGTAAATGCCAGCCCTGGCTGGCGGGATGACTTGATGACCAAACTTCGTAAGAGAGCAGAGAGTGTAGGATCCCCAATACGTCCCAGCACACCAGTAGAAGAGCAACTGTATGTTGAAGTTGAGCCACCCAGTTTTGTGCTCTCTCAGCGTTCCATGTCTGTTTCATTCCCACCTCCTCCTGTTCCTAATAAAGTCCCACAACCAATGACACCCCCAACTACACACATGAGGAGATCTGATTCTCAAGTACCACCACCAAAACTGCCCAAGCCATCCCGGATGAGTGTTGCTAGTAGTTACCAAGACAACAGTGACAACGAGGATGAGAGTCCACTAGCTAAGGCCCTTAAAGGTGCCAAACTGAAGAAAACTGTTAGTAATGACCGCTCTGCACCAAAGGTGTGACCCtgctaaataattatattattattgtaatgtaaTCCATTTTGGTAAGGTTATAACTGGATGTAAACCTTCTGAGGTTATTTTTGTTgtcattgtatgtactgtccAGATTATCACTGCTCTAATGTTAGTCACTATTACACTGTAACATCACTTAATTGTGTGACCTTTTGTAATCACCTAATCATGATAACCTACACCGCCCCCTGAGCTAGGATTCGCACTCTGAATATCCAGGTAGTACGAATCATCACTCTTTACATCACTTTGTTTGGATGGGGATTTTCCCCACCCAAACACAAAAGGAGCAGTCACATAATAACTACATCCAACAATGCAGATAAAGAAGATGACTGGTCATCTTGCGTGTGCTATTTGTTGCGAGCTGTACAAGAATCCTAaatatctcccttgtttcacttgtACGTTTAACGAAGGTAGAGGAAAAGTCACACAGGAAGAAAAGTTGCATTTCAGGTATTCGGAAATCCCCAGTAACTGCACAGCATTACCATATTTCTGGTGtacatgaaatttacacatttcCTGAAGTAGTATGGGTGCAATTTCCATGACATTTCCTAATAGCAGGATTGTCTTGACATTTCCTAATGCAGGATAGATGAAATTTACTGACATTTCTAAAACACAGGAAAGATCAAATTTTCAGAAATTTCTTGACATTTTCTGCATTCAGGATAGGTGGTGTCAACATGCAAATTTCCTGTCTAGGAAATGACATTCCCTAAGCACAGTATGGTACCAGTGTGCATTATCCTCTCCAGGACAAATGACATTACATGGACATTTCCTAAATGGTAAGAAACAGCATAAGTACTTTACAACTAGCTAGCTtacctactttaatagagtttgcaaaatgtataagaaacctataATTTATTACCAA contains:
- the LOC136265161 gene encoding uncharacterized protein; amino-acid sequence: MGVMNVGMSMVGDLQRLQDISQELSVAIERPSVLPEKSIDYLAEACPLAAVTSDFQDSLSLGMSRSQISGSLTPQPVRSASSTSGLSRRSQSFDHIDDPANFYSEIPYTLQTTGQPVSPLTVSSTPPPPPLPVYNSAPAPPPPPVHKPSQSSLCKDEVYVYPEQPSPPPSAMTENGVPPPPVNASPGWRDDLMTKLRKRAESVGSPIRPSTPVEEQLYVEVEPPSFVLSQRSMSVSFPPPPVPNKVPQPMTPPTTHMRRSDSQVPPPKLPKPSRMSVASSYQDNSDNEDESPLAKALKGAKLKKTVSNDRSAPKV
- the LOC136265156 gene encoding uncharacterized protein isoform X2, yielding MIKAANIVMEKGITPLKSLFQSCFPGVTYHTPNVKRRLLQMPLAALLIKINKDPKVYVMELNPGVDYEKLIDICESSNSSATSSKTFSKIDLQNLLSLAQNDRERELVRYATFKASGLTPSSARRCYGFENMTERTARVEACIEESLHIRESIRSLSEDQEAAVTQLYIDDSDIEPDCSLETATEDKCFVFDELLVALVESKFNWFHLVDHMLTKADCDDEKGITNQLSQQFPKLLEKCLTSDHKMLLQQSYQAFTNYNNTHRHEAERSVDALNGFIVIDSESEDPDEYIGLKDAFSEKAKAIVAKQRKTIQRRAQYLISKTIASRNYLRKKQSDRVKTIVKEFPTIGREIEDFVKSCNVGADAWRRTGVLTFDGNIRVKSKATFGRIRDHLIKTFGRNFAYGTVVELCVARNKRRKSAERYKGLAKVTCRRARKGFMLKFNPDAHWSAAFYAGLNYLQYKDGCNIVNVNRDDAAGFRLDTMATHRLHKSPVVQDHEALTTYTDYVNPYTSILQTTSYNFTATDTTAEMCTGVVKATGVFPKNPFQHSADLEMLELTPEFKPMFFNPSTDIRKPVECFRVDGASDEGPIHEEVQFIWTERHLKRSTIACLVTARNSGSSYLNRVELQNGCLALAHANLFIPSTLGGTCMDSNTGKINKEKYEHNMELATNVYVNRVNDAPCGDTVIHLYNGANSSEQQVVRKYFLQYCKGTKKQKEALKRERPELYNYFDTVWQLKERHSIKGLPPQYAFFLVCCFDPSCCHPVCRSEQKHMPPWYSGGPLITHLPLPIPDPDRPWGNVDCTECKENCTGHYLPPKSSIQSQLLPMKKPPSTVLKENFDQLTSYPPPESLCSEIAKETLLSVSDVTIWFEHLHTIKENRRRGAVKAAETRRKNKERKTAVATYHCAVCYEEFQEFTDSVEKYCGRA
- the LOC136265156 gene encoding uncharacterized protein isoform X1, with the translated sequence MIKAANIVMEKGITPLKSLFQSCFPGVTYHTPNVKRRLLQMPLAALLIKINKDPKVYVMELNPGVDYEKLIDICESSNSSATSSKTFSKIDLQNLLSLAQNDRERELVRYATFKASGLTPSSARRCYGFENMTERTARVEACIEESLHIRESIRSLSEDQEAAVTQLYIDDSDIEPDCSLETATEDKCFVFDELLVALVESKFNWFHLVDHMLTKADCDDEKGITNQLSQQFPKLLEKCLTSDHKMLLQQSYQAFTNYNNTHRHEAERSVDALNGFIVIDSESEDPDEYIGLKDAFSEKAKAIVAKQRKTIQRRAQYLISKTIASRNYLRKKQSDRVKTIVKEFPTIGREIEDFVKSCNVGADAWRRTGVLTFDGNIRVKSKATFGRIRDHLIKTFGRNFAYGTVVELCVARNKRRKSAERYKGLAKVTCRRARKGFMLKFNPDAHWSAAFYAGLNYLQYKDGCNIVNVNRDDAAGFRLDTMATHRLHKSPVVQDHEALTTYTDYVNPYTSILQTTSYNFTATDTTAEMCTGVVKATGVFPKNPFQHSADLEMLELTPEFKPMFFNPSTDIRKPVECFRVDGASDEGPIHEEVQFIWTERHLKRSTIACLVTARNSGSSYLNRVELQNGCLALAHANLFIPSTLGGTCMDSNTGKINKEKYEHNMELATNVYVNRVNDAPCGDTVIHLYNGANSSEQQVVRKYFLQYCKGTKKQKEALKRERPELYNYFDTVWQLKERHSIKGLPPQYAFFLVCCFDPSCCHPVCRSEQKHMPPWYSGGPLITHLPLPIPDPDRPWGNVDCTECKENCTGHYLPPKSSIQSQLLPMKKPPSTVLKENFDQLTSYPPPESLCSEIAKETLLSVSDVTIWFEHLHTIKENRRRGAVKAAETRRKNKERKTAVATYHCAVCYEEFQEFTDSVEKWIGCDLCDRWFHFVCIGIVEEPEEFVCEECK
- the LOC136263912 gene encoding uncharacterized protein, with protein sequence MCERSEERRESKSALVSISTPSGLRTRVVRYSGDVSVLRSAILESFKDILQCSQSSVILQVRDDSWGENVFVDVVGLDQEIPDRAVMRIMETIQSEEGAANNLSTAQSVAFNHPQDSGAVAAAPGKTSTQLQLSLSKSGVSLCRGTTQESSIPNVEMASPGLSDEDIKQRALIYKKESIRPLTEYQISVNKAAQEICLQNPVYLSSRQKLLDAARSKVNSSYSFKKGKSRSNKYCGAVESTATKRPRLTFDARVERMKRLEEDIQNLKERISYKEKRRQMAENVKNYKACDDITEEIASLSKQKRELENELLVLQKKTKRSMSYHSRNVASSQESDDSSSKTRRLHKSLKPKESKVVLEVSSVYSDDSSSADTIILSDNESSQTSSRGQSSSNSQMSSGDQTSFVDESPSVDQTSSTELMSSTDQISSAGQMSFVGQITNQQKDTLF